The genomic segment tcaagatcaagacttCCGTGAATTCGAGCAGCATTtcgaagaaggcaagtgtcctttaACATATtacgtctttttttttttacaaagttttgttttacaaattgcatgctcatcaaatatgatatcccatgattagggtttactagtttttcccCATTTTTCTTTGTAGCTGTAGAATGGTTATCGTGTTTTGGGTAGAAAATGCTTAGTGTTGCTTATTCATGGGTATAGGCAAATGATGTTTTGTTTAATAATGTATGATGATAACATTGGTAAAATGCTTAGACTTAGAAAATAGAGTCTGGGAGTTTGGCATGATGGTTGGCATGTGGATGTGTTTCAAGGAAGAATGTTGGCTTTGTCAGATATTAGTTATCTCCATGTGTTGGTTGATGACGATCTTACCTAGACCATATTAAGGACCAATTCGTGGATTAACCACCCataaaaatagtacaaccacaagtctggTATGGAACGAGCTTAGTCGAATAATTCACCATCCTCTCAGCATGTTGTAGATCATTTTGTGGTACGGGGaaggaagggtgtacttcctagaaccgtaaggcgcaagagggtGCTTTTGGGGTAAAGagtgtactccacttatgtacaaCAGTGAAACCTCAGAGGATAGACACGTGCTGAGAGAGGTGTTGGAAAGACTTTGCAGTGGATTCCTAGTGGACACCTTGAAAGTGTGTAAGAGTCATCCGTCGGCCAACAGGTACTTGGTAAAATAGGAAGAcatgtcttgtgggtaaagtatacgATCTCTGTAGAGTGAAAGTTGATATATCAGCCACGCTCATAGCCATGAGCGGcatggactcctcacatgattagttaggTGTTCTTGGGTTGGTTTTGGGTTGGATCtggtggatcacagtggtgCGAACTATAATTCGAGTTAGCTTTGTTTAGAGGTAGTTGGAACCTCGGTTGTGGAGTAATGTGGCTGGAACCTTGGCTCAGGTTATTTCACCTCATAAATAGGTTGCCTTTATAATTGTTTTACTACCAAAAcaacatttatgcaaataaacctttGTGTTAAGCCTATCTTGATTTTTGGCCCCCATATCATACTTTCCCACACCTGTTGAGCATAccatatgctcacacttgctctCTCCCCCATAATCATGTTGTTGTTCAGAAGGCGAGGACTGCGAGAATTTTTCAgaagatggagctgagttctaggcagATGACTTTTTGGTCAATTGCCTATGGAGTTGGGCGTTGTGCTAAGTTTATTTCTGCTGCTTTGTATATTCTTTTAGACCATTGGGttattgatgtaataaagtaaCATTGTAATAAAGGATATTATGCCTGCTACTCACTTATGACGCCACTACGTGTATATAACTTGATCCTAACatatatatagtttacattcaatttgatcttaaaaccaggtgtgacatgAACTTAAGCCATACTAGGTTTTGACATGTGTTGGGTTCTTGAAAGGCCTATACTACAGGAAGAAGTCTCTGCACTAGCTGGACTAGGATGTGTGGTTCTCCAACAGCAGAGATCTCCTTGGAAGAAGCATGCTGGTGTTCatggatttcaattttgttttattttttttttgttcaccAACGAAAAGACCGAAATTCGcaaaattttgtcaaaattttgGTCATTTTGTCCTCTAGTTCTATATGTTAGTGAAGAAATTTcggaattagatatttcgttcctctccaaaatttacaaaattttaatcctgCCGGTGTTCATCATGACAAGCGCATGCAGGATTTCTCGAGTCCAAGAGAAAGGTGCCGGTGTGCCGCAGGGGCTGAACCCATTTCACAATTGATGAGCGGGACAACaagaccttgtagtgatcttCTGGAGGcacaccataggaagtgtgcaagtgcttgatCAACATGACAACATGGAGACTGTTgcctggtaatgcgggtgatgaaatcacgacttgtgggaaAAGATGAGCAAACTCTACAGAATATAAAACTGATcaatcagctgtgctcacggtcaagagcgggttgaacttgttcttgattagttgggatcatgGTTCTAGTTTGAttggttgggtagccaggtaatggaattacccgGTGAGTTATGGTAGCTGGATATGTAATATATAGTGAGTTTTAGTAGTCACatagaatccgatgagttatccttcTTGTTTTAGTGATGTgttcacacctagtaaatatgATGCCTGTTGTTAGAGTAAAcaagtgtctaaccttttcttaaCTTAAGCCATCATGTCATACCTTCCCACACTTACGAAGTACGAGATGTACTCACCCTTACTATTTCTAATAATAAATGATGTTCAATTGGAGAAGACTATACGGAGATAAATGAAGTTGAAGACAACCATAAAGACGGAGCATCCTGGGTCGCGTTGTTCCCAGTCGATTGCTTATGGTGTGCCTAGAGGATCCATAAGAGTCCCATTGTGTTCTTCCACCGTTGTCTTATTAACTCTGGTattaatttcaataaaattatttttatttgatatagaactgtatatcacttataATATCACCACATGTATGATAaaattgatcctagcatacatgtgaaATGTACAtgattattcttttgaaaaaccgggaGTGACAATTGTTTGCTGACACTTGGTTATTGATGTATGATATACCAGAGATTATTTCATAAATATATACTAGCTAAGTGTCCGTGTGTTACAACGAAAATACAAACATTGAACATGTTAACatcaagcacaaactcaagGTATAGAGATATGAATGCATCATGAGAGCGTCATTGAACGAATATGTTAGGAGCGATGTCGTAGTTTGGTTTCCAACAACATCCAAAATGGGAGGAGGTTATCCGCTAATTTCCTTCATAATCCTCATAATTTCTTCAGTTATTTTCACTAATAAAATATGTCCCATATCTTTACTATATAAAGCACGAGTTGATTCACACGTCATCTATTTCCTCTACTTCTCTCACATCTAATAAAACcccctaaaatttaaataatttacctacTTTTGTTATCCGTCCTTATCCTTCAACCTCTCCACCTTGTTAACAGTTGTGACATTTTAttggaaaaattgcaaaacctACTTGTAACCTTGGGGTTTGTAAAAAAACCTACAAGttatattttgttgatttcccCTGCAACTTTTATTTGATGTCAGATACACCCTAGCACTGGTTGACCGTATGATGTGCTGCATGCGTGATTTCTTAGGATTCCTATGGTGGCGCAGAGTCATTTTTGACATCTCAAGACCATTTAAACTATAGGTGAAAATAGATCGGATTGGAGCGGATAATGTCTTTCCCATATTCTactccacttttttttttgttagattCAGAGCGGAGCGGATAATGCACAGTTGTGGATATggatatattttcttttcagatGTCAGAAATGGCACGGAATTGGGACGGAGTTGGATTGAAAACGGACTTAAGTTTGTCAATAATACGCCCATATGTAGAGCATCATATGCTAataaaaatttccaaaaatacacGCAAGACACAATATACAAAATACTTTGTTCTTGGAGCATTACAACAGTACCACAGTACTTTACCTAATGTCAAAGTGACCTAATCATTTAAACACCAGGCTCCCAAGTCATTACCATCGTTCCATTATTTTGAAGGAAGAGACTACGATGACTCTTATCTATGTTGGTATACTCTATAAAATTAACAAGTTATGATAGATTCAAACAATCTCTATCGTAAATGTTATATGATcatataattcataatcaaagttgattttgcctctcctcccctctcaaTTATTTGAAAACTTACAATTAATAGACGCTATCAGCATTAAAAAGTATTAACACACCATTATTCTCTTCTATTTATATCCAATAACTAGAATTAATCTATGTCTTCTATAATAGTTAGATTTAGAATGCAAGAGTTATGTAGAATCAATCTATATCTTCAGgcttttgtttttcaattatttttctcatgatttttttgttgctcttgtcataatattattgattttatgtGTGTGTAACACATGCATGGTTGCTAGTAAAAAAGAAGAGCAGCAACAGGACAACTGGTGGATTGTTGGCTGCGGCAAAAAATATCGGATAATCCGATTTCATGTATCGGATAAACCtattcaaaaaggaaaaatcttCCCTCATCGCAGAACATCGTcttttaaaaaaggaaaatttgtGCCGGTCTTCATTTTTTAGGGAATGTCGGGCTTCAATTTGGAGCCCGTTTTGGAGCACATAACGGCCTGCAACAATGAATCCTGGGCTGACGCGGAAGAAACCGGGCCCACAAAGCCCAAGAGGCCCACCTGCAGTGACTGCCCAACCGCTCCTACGGACTTATCCTCCTCgtcgctcccctcccctccgcaGAACTCAACAGTAAACACTGCCTCTCCCTCCCCAATGGAGGCCACTAGCAGCACCCTCGCGCTCTCCTTGTCCCCCGCCGCCACCCGCCGCTCGCCGGTGAAGCCGGCCGTCGCgtccctccgcctccgccgcttcTCTGCTAGCTCCTCCCTCGACCTCCGCGCAGCCCGAAGTCCAGCGCTTCGCGCCTACTCCTCGCCGCTCCCGGTCCGGCCCTCGTGCTTCTTGGTTCTCGGTTTCTTCCGTTCCCTCGGAGAGAGGTCTCGTGTTTTGTCTGAGTTGTTTGAACTGTTTGTGTCTGGGCGCGGTCAGGgatggaggaggcggaggagggcggGCGGGCTGGTGGTACGGGCGGAGATGTTCGGGCAGCTCACCACCGGCCTCGAGTCCGCCTGGAACAAGCTGCGCGGCGTTGGTCGGCTTCTTTCTTACCTCGCATGTTTACACTTCTGCCAGTATTGTTCTTGCCGCTGAGTGATGCTGCAGTGGTAATCTGTCGAATCCACTAAAAAAAGACCTGTTGATTCATGAGGAAATTTGGCGTTTTATTAGACACGACAAAGAATTTTGTAGTGCATGGTGATGTGTAAATCTGTGTCTAAGGGTCCCGCCATCTCTTTTCGAGGTATTATTATAATGGGCATCTAGATAGTAACAATTGTTGTTTAGAATTGTGATGTCCACCATGTGATTTTGTTCAAACGCTCAACCCTTATGTGCAATGTGGTACTTGAGGGCAATGGTTTCTATCTTGCATACAAACCTATTCAGCAATAGTTAGCCAAACTTTGGGAAGGATTTGATAACATAATATTTCCTACAGCCTTAGTTAGCAGGCCTCCTTGACTTGTTTTCAAATTCAAGAATTATGTGGCGCATCCAGAATATATTGCAATGAGGGGCACTGCCCTGTCTTAATTATGGGCGCAACATTGTGTACGATTCTTTTATGAGATTGTGAGCTGATATGCTCTTACATTACATATTACAGTAATGTCTGCACCCTTTATAACTCAGCTCAATTTTTACTGAACAAATTACCTTTTGTGGTTCAAGATGTATTGACAAAGGAAAACATCGCTGAACCAATGCGGGATATTAGAAGAGCACTTTTAGAGGCGGATGTATGTTTGATTCCTACTTCAGcatgatttttattttgtaatCTTTTTTGCCTTCATAATCTAATGTGGAACCTACCTTGCAGGTAAGTTTGCCAGTAGTCAGAAGATTTATTGAGTCTGTAAGTGAAAAGGTTGTAGGAACTGACGTCATCCGAGGTGTCCGACCTGACCAGCAGCTGGTGAAGGTATGCCCGTGTTCTAGGAACATATAATTGTACAGATTTTATACTGAAGTTTCTTAGAGataattttatttgtttgattTTGCATTGCTCGATTTACTtttgggtttcatctccataAGAGTAGCTGGGTTTTTATGTTGGCTCGCCAAGCCTATCACAGCCCTCCTCCTTTACCCGGGCTTGGGACGGGCTATGTTGAGAACATAGGTGGGGTTCCGGCCATGTTGAAACAACATAGGCggagttgttgttgttgattttttcTTGCTTGACTAGACATTAATTGCATGATGAATGTTGTAACAGAAAAGTTCGCATTTTCTTTTCTGGGAGAGGCAGATAAATTACTGGAGATAATATTACTGTGCACAGAAGCTATCTCAACTAAGTGTCTTAGAAATTGAGTAGTTAATTTGGACTTAATGAATGTGGTCTCCCAAACTAATTTATGTGCTTCTAACACTGGAGGTCTAACTAAACTCACTGATGCAGGTTGTGAATGATGAACTTGTACAACTGATGGGCGGGGAGGTATCAGATTTGGTATTTGCAAAATCTGGCCCAACAGTTATCTTGTTGGCAGGTTTGCAAGGTGTTGGGAAGACTACCGTTTGTGCAAAGCTTGCCTTCTATCTAAAAAAAATGGTGCTTTCCTTAAGCTTGTACTTTAAGAATTTCCTGATATGTTCATAGAGTTTTAGTACTTATAGACCATACTCAGGTTACAGGGGAAGAGTTGTATGCTGATTGCTGCAGATGTTTACAGGCCTGCTGCTATTGATCAATTGACTATTCTGGGTAAAAAGGTACTTCCGATGAAGTTAATCTTTCCACGGCAGTTTGAATTTGGAACCTTTTCTAGATAATAGTTGTGAGTTGTGACACTCTTGAATTTTCTAAAAGCTGTACAACTTGCCATCGATGCATGTTCTGCCTCTTTTCGAAGTAAAAAAATTGCACTTGCTTGAATGATTCTGCTATAACTTGCTCTtcagtaaaaacatttgaatgTTGATAGGTTGGTGTACCAGTGTACTCAGAAGGAACTGAAGCAAAACCTTCACAAATAGCGAAGAACGGTTTAAAAGAGGCAAAAGGCAAGAAGACTGACGTAATTATAGTGGACACTGCTGGAAGACTGCAGGTCACTCCATTGTTGTTACTTCAATATTTGTTCCTCTGATTTGGTTTAGTTGTGATTCTAAAATATAAATGTCAGCTGTGTACCAGTTTTGACCCATTGACTTCTTGGATCCATAGGTCTTGGGTACCAGGTTGTAATCATGCTGAACTTTGAAAATGTTTGGTTATGTTTACATATCTGATTAAATTGCAGTAGTTTTTCCTTATCAGTAAGTTATAAGTTGGTCTGAGATGTTAGAGACTTAGAATGAGATGTTGATattgtttgatgtttcttttgAACGTAACATAATACTTCAACTCCAAAGTTGTAAGTTTAGTATAGTATTTTTCAAGTAAACAGAAAGGTAACCTATTACAAGCTTGTGTGAAATTGAGAGTGTTTCACACCAAGATTTCAACCGAACCACCTTTTCGTTCTGATAAACTGAGATGTATGTCTATgtagttttattttttgaatttataaCAATTGGAGTTCTTGGCAGCTAGGCGTCCTTCATGCTACTTGCACTACATTTAACCAGCACCACTGTTGCAAGCTGAttaatcttttctatcattaGGTAGATAAAGCAATGATGAATGAGTTGAAAGAAGTAAAAAAGGCAATGAATCCTACAGAAGTTCTGCTTGTGGTTGATGCCATGACTGgccaagaagctgcaggtgtgtAGCTGCGTCTTGTTAGTTCTAGAAGAGGTGTAGGGCTCTATTTCATCATCATTTTATATTTCACCTGTTTGTAACATACCTGATGCTCTGTACGAAATTCTGAAAAAGAATTTCATATTTTGAAACTTCACAAGGTGCTTCTATAAATAGCAGGATATGTCATTCTGTGATAATCTTAAATTCATCATCCTTTGTTAGAGTTGCACTTTATTTACCCTTATTTCTTTTCTGATATGGTCAGGATTGGTCAGCTCCTTCAATGATGAGATTGGTATAACTGGTGCTATACTGACAAAACTGGATGGTGACTCTAGAGGTGGAGCAGCACTGAGTGTTAAAGAGGTCTCTTAACGTACAAAACTGTTGCCCATCATTTTATTTCATGGATTAGCTTCAGCCAACTGTTAATTCAAGGTTCTCTATAACGAAACTACTAAATCATGGTAACAGCACACATTTAGTACGATCATTTACTGGAAAAATATACCATCGCTTTAATGGGTTTAATTGGTCATGTCCCTTGTACTTAATCCTTTCTTttgtggtgttttttttttttgggggggggggggtggggagaTCTTCATAACTCTTCctcttgtattattttttgtAACTTACCTATGGTACACAAAGGAAAATACAGGATGGACTGTTATACACAAAAGTGGTTAAATCATAAATGCTCACCGGTTACTTGTTTTATGCCTACGTTCATCAGCAATttttcttccttccttccttcctttaactaatacatatatataataaatatgaaCAACTGACAAACTTTGCAGGTTTCTGGAAAGCCCATCAAGTTCGT from the Phragmites australis chromosome 19, lpPhrAust1.1, whole genome shotgun sequence genome contains:
- the LOC133900850 gene encoding signal recognition particle subunit SRP54, chloroplastic-like, whose product is MEATSSTLALSLSPAATRRSPVKPAVASLRLRRFSASSSLDLRAARSPALRAYSSPLPGWRRRRRAGGLVVRAEMFGQLTTGLESAWNKLRGVDVLTKENIAEPMRDIRRALLEADVSLPVVRRFIESVSEKVVGTDVIRGVRPDQQLVKVVNDELVQLMGGEVSDLVFAKSGPTVILLAGLQGVGKTTVCAKLAFYLKKMGKSCMLIAADVYRPAAIDQLTILGKKVGVPVYSEGTEAKPSQIAKNGLKEAKGKKTDVIIVDTAGRLQVDKAMMNELKEVKKAMNPTEVLLVVDAMTGQEAAGLVSSFNDEIGITGAILTKLDGDSRGGAALSVKEVSGKPIKFVGQGERIEDLEPFYPDRMAQRILGMGDVLSFVEKAQEVMRQEDAEELQKKILSAKFNFNDFLKQTQMIAQMGSFSRLIGMIPGMNKVTPAQIREAEKNLKFMESMINVMTPEERERPELLAESRERRRRVAKDSGKTEQQVSQLVAQLFQMRARMQKMMGAMQGKDSPDMDELMESMKAEEQAAAGTGRRRRKYSKLRQRDLDAMRGFRRR